The DNA window CCCGGGTGGAGCCCGAGGTGTATTGCAGCAGTGCCACTTTCGTCTTCGGCGTCGCGCTCTCCCGGCTGGCGGCGCCGGCGCCGATGTCGAGGTCCAGGGCGTCAAGTTCGATCACGGCCGGCGCGCGGCCGGCGACGTCGCGCGCACAGGAAACGACGTCGTCGACGGAGTCCGACGTCGTCAGGATCGCCACCGGGGCGCTGTCGTTGACCGCCGCGGCAACCCGCTCGTCGTGCGTACCGAACTGCGGCACGGGCAGCGGCACCGCGATGTAGCCGGCCGCCATGGCGCCGAGAAACCCGATGATGTAGTCGAGACCCTGGGGAGCGCATATCGCGACCCGGTCCCCCGGCGATCCACAGGAGGCCAACTCCCCGGCCAGCGCCTGCACGCGCCGCTGCACCTCGGACCTCGTCAGCGTCTCCGAGTAGCCCCGCGGATCGAGTTCGTAGTCGATGAACGTGAACGCGGCCGCATCAGGCTCACGCGAGGCATTCTCGCGCAAGACGGCAGGTATGGACCAATCCCCCACTAACAACCCCCAGTAACACAGCTGTACAGATTTGCTTTTTCCCCGACCCAAAATCGAGCATACGTGGCCCATTCGGACGAAACCCCTCGGTTCCGGAGCGGTACCCCGTTCGGCCGGTATGTAATCGCGTTGCGCCGAAAGACTTTCAGCGTCACGAATGCACGAGCACAGACCTTTTTCTATGTTTGCCCGGCGCCGCAACCGCGATAGCCGGGGTCACCGTGCGGCCGTGCGCGCACCACGCGGCGCCGTTGGTACGTACGTACCGCTTTTGGCCGCGACACCGCCCCCGGAGTGCCGGAACCGGCCCTGCGGCGCGGCGCCCAGTTTACGGCGACACCAACCGGTGGCCGGCACACCCGCGCCCACCGCGGCGCTTGCCACCCACGTTGGTTTGCTGCCGCGATTTGCCCGGTCGCCGCGCCTGCGATTCCACGCCCGGGCCGCCTCCGCCCGCCCGCGGGCGCGCTCTGGCCGCCACAGCGCTCACTGTGGAGTTGCACACATCGCAAAGCCTCAGGCAAGGCACAGCAGATTCCTATATTCTTGGCGCGGGGATTAATTCAACGTTCATCCGGGGGATCTACTGACGTTGTAGTGGGTCATTTCCGTCCGGGTAGTGCTGGGCAGAGGCCGCCTCGGGTGAGCATGGCCATGGCGATGAGTGCGTCTGGGCTGTGGAATCCGTAGGCGCGTTTGGTTAATGCCCGCAGGTGGGTGTTGGTGGCTTCGGATCGGGCGTTGGACAGGCCGTGATCGAGCGTGTTCCAGATGAGGTCGCGGTAGCGGCGGATGCTGCGGGCCAGCGCGGCGAACTCGGGGATGCGTGAGTGCGACGCCCACGACAGCCAGCCGGCCAGCAGCTGCCGCCCGTGGGTGCCCTTGACCCGAAACACCTCGCGTAGTTGCTCTTTGAGCAGATACGCCCGGTAGAGGGTGCGGTTGGTGTCGGCGATCTTAGCGAGGCTGGTGCGCTGCTCGCAGGACAGGTCAGCCGGGTTCTTGCGGGTCGCCCACATGGCGTGCCGATCGGTGATCCCGGCGCGGGTCATGGTGCGTACCCGCACCTTGTCCAGTGCCTTCATGGCCCAGGCCACGACATGAAACCCATCCGAGCCTGTCACGATTTCTGTGTAAGTCAGAGGTGATTTGACTACGAGTTGTATTCTAGCACAATGGGATTCGCCCAGGGAATAGTCTGGCGAGTGTGTTGAGCGCCACAGTCCAGTTGTGCGTTCCAGTACCCGAATAGCCTCCTCTCTCGCTGGAGATGTTGCGCAGCCCGAGGTACAGCAACTTCATCGCGGCGTCCTTGTCCGTGAAATGACCACGGTTCTTGGTGATCTTGCGCAACTGGAAGTTGATCGACTCGATCGCATTGGTGGTGTAGACGATCTTGCGCAACTCCACCGGATAGTCCAGGAACGGAACGAATTCCCCCCAGGCGTTGTGCCACACGTCAATTGCACCCGGATATTGGGCGCCGAATTGCTGGTCGAACTCCTTGAGTGCGAGTTCGGCTCCATCGACGGTCGGCGCACTGTAGATCGCCCGCATCGCGGTGGCGACCTTCTTGCGGTCCTTATAAGACACGAAGCGCATCGCATTCCTAATGACGTGCACGACGCAGGTCTGCACCACGGTATCGGGATAGATCGAGCGGATCGCATCAGGCAGACCGGTCAGCCCGTCGCAGCAGGCGATGAGGATGTCGCGCACCCCGCGGTTGCGCAGGTCGATGACGACCTTCTGCCAGAACTTCGCCCCCTCGGAGTCCTGGATCCAGCAGCCCAAGGCGTGTTTGCGGCCCTCCAGATCCACGCCAATGGCCAAATAGGCGACCTTGGTGGTGATGACCCCGTTGTCGCCGATCCGCAGCCGCAGCCCATCGATGTAGAGGATCGGGTAGACCTCATCGAGCGGGCGGGCCTGCCAGGCCTTGATCTCATCGACCACCACCTCGGTGATATTGGAGATCAACTCCCGCGACACCGACGCCCCATAGACCTCCTGCAGGTGGGCTTCGATATCGCGGGTGGTCATTCCCCGTGAATACAGCGACAACACCACCGAATTGATGTTGTTGAGCCGGCGGGTCTTCTTCGGCACAATCGCCGGCTCAAACGAGCCGTTGCGATCACGCGGCGCATCGATCTGCACCGGGCCGTTGACGGTGGTCACCGTTTTCGGCGTGGTGCCGTTGCGCGAATTTCCCGATCCGCGTCCGGCCGGATCGCCGGCCTCATAACCCAGATGGTGGGTTAGCTCCGCATTCAGCGCCCGCTCCAGCACGGCCTTAGTCAGCTGGTTCAGCAAACCGTCCGCGCCGTCGATCGGGGTCCCGGTCTTCACCGCATCCTTAATCAACGAGTCCAGCGTCTCTTCGGTGAACATCTCGGCCAGCCGCCGCGCCGCGGTCGTCTCCTCAGCCGGCATCTGCATGGTCTTGGTCACAAAACACTCCTTCTGTCCGCCCAACGGCGGTCCGATGATGGACCACCCCGGACTTACACAGATGGAATGACACGCCCACCCATCCAGGCAAATCAGCGCCTGCGGCGCGCGGGCACGCACCAGGGCGTGGATCCATTCCGCCCCGTCGCAGCTGACGTGGGTGAGCAGCTTGGCCCGCTCGGCGCCGAGCTGATCGAAGAACCGGCCCAGCGTGTCCTGGTTGCGGCCCTCGCCGGCCCACACCAGCCGGCCTGTCGTGTGGTCAACCACGCACGTCAAGTAGCGATGTCCCTTGCGGTAGGCGATCTCGTCGATGCCGATCCGCGACAGTCCGGCGAGCAGGTCGTTGGTGTCGCGGCCATCGGCCACCACCCTGGTCACGATCGCCGCCACGGTGCGCCAGGCGATCTGCAGCAGCACCGTGAGCACACTCAATGCGGTGTGCGCGGCCAGCCACGCGCAGGTGTCCTCGAACGCCCAGGTGTGTTTGGCGCCCGGCCGCGCCCACGGCACATGCGCAACCACCACCCCATGCTCGCCGCATGCCACCCGCGGGGCCGCGGCCTGCAGATACGCCTTTGTGGTCCCCACATCCAGGGTCCGCCAGCGCCTGATCCCGTTCCCGTCCCGGCCCCCCGCGTCATAGCCCGGGCACCGCTTCCGGCACCGCGAGCACCGGCCCGCCTGCGACGCCTTGGGCCGCACCGAGAACACCAGAACTTCGGAGGTCTTCGGCTGCTTCCGACCCGTGGTCTCGGTCTCGATCGTCACGTCCTCGATCACCATGTTTTGGTCACCCAGACCGCTCGCCAATACCCTGGACATGCGCAACGCCGTAGCTCCTTCTCGCGGATTGAACCCTAGACAGTCCAAAACGTAAGCAGGACACGGCGTTGCGCCCAAATTCCCAGGTCAGCGAACCCACGACAACGTCACAAGAGCCCATCCGGGGGTGATGGGCCTCAGCCCCGGCACAAGGACATCTTTTCCTCGATGTCGCCCACCAGCTGCGGCAGGTGGTCGTCGAGATAGAAGTGATGGCCGGGAAACACCCGCGCACTGAACGCCGACGAGGTGCGCTCGGCCCACGGAGCGACTTTCTCCGGGGTGGCGACTTCGTCGGTATCACCCAGGAACGCGAAAATCGGACACGACACACTCGCGTCGGGCGCGCACTCGTACTTGGTGATGGCCTTGAAGCCGC is part of the Mycobacterium sp. HUMS_12744610 genome and encodes:
- a CDS encoding transposase → MRVLERTTGLWRSTHSPDYSLGESHCARIQLVVKSPLTYTEIVTGSDGFHVVAWAMKALDKVRVRTMTRAGITDRHAMWATRKNPADLSCEQRTSLAKIADTNRTLYRAYLLKEQLREVFRVKGTHGRQLLAGWLSWASHSRIPEFAALARSIRRYRDLIWNTLDHGLSNARSEATNTHLRALTKRAYGFHSPDALIAMAMLTRGGLCPALPGRK
- a CDS encoding IS256 family transposase; amino-acid sequence: MAEMFTEETLDSLIKDAVKTGTPIDGADGLLNQLTKAVLERALNAELTHHLGYEAGDPAGRGSGNSRNGTTPKTVTTVNGPVQIDAPRDRNGSFEPAIVPKKTRRLNNINSVVLSLYSRGMTTRDIEAHLQEVYGASVSRELISNITEVVVDEIKAWQARPLDEVYPILYIDGLRLRIGDNGVITTKVAYLAIGVDLEGRKHALGCWIQDSEGAKFWQKVVIDLRNRGVRDILIACCDGLTGLPDAIRSIYPDTVVQTCVVHVIRNAMRFVSYKDRKKVATAMRAIYSAPTVDGAELALKEFDQQFGAQYPGAIDVWHNAWGEFVPFLDYPVELRKIVYTTNAIESINFQLRKITKNRGHFTDKDAAMKLLYLGLRNISSERGGYSGTGTHNWTVALNTLARLFPGRIPLC